The following are encoded in a window of Lactobacillus intestinalis genomic DNA:
- a CDS encoding peptidylprolyl isomerase — protein MDYPQLNIEELKEPYAVMKTSLGDVKIQLFPKEAPMTVENFVRLAQKGYYDGLVFHRVISDFMIQGGDPEGNGTGGESIWGHPFQDEFSKELFNLRGALSMANSGPNTNGSQFFIVQNKNMPKRMIKQMEPAGYPKEIIEAYKQGGTPWLDGRHTVFGQVAEGMDIVDKIAKVKKDKQDKPLEDVVIKTIEVTGSKFTD, from the coding sequence ATGGATTACCCACAACTTAATATTGAAGAATTAAAAGAACCATACGCTGTAATGAAAACTAGTTTAGGGGATGTAAAGATTCAATTGTTCCCTAAAGAAGCCCCAATGACAGTAGAAAACTTTGTGCGTTTAGCTCAGAAAGGATATTATGATGGTCTTGTTTTTCATAGAGTTATTAGTGACTTTATGATTCAAGGAGGAGATCCAGAGGGAAATGGCACCGGCGGTGAAAGTATCTGGGGCCATCCATTCCAAGATGAATTTTCAAAAGAGCTTTTCAACTTAAGAGGAGCTTTATCCATGGCCAATTCAGGTCCTAATACTAACGGCAGTCAGTTCTTCATTGTGCAAAACAAGAATATGCCTAAACGAATGATTAAACAAATGGAGCCTGCTGGTTATCCAAAGGAGATCATCGAAGCTTATAAGCAAGGTGGAACTCCATGGTTAGATGGTAGACATACGGTATTTGGTCAAGTTGCTGAAGGTATGGATATCGTTGATAAAATTGCAAAGGTTAAAAAAGATAAGCAAGATAAACCTTTAGAGGATGTAGTAATTAAAACTATTGAAGTTACTGGATCTAAATTTACTGATTAG
- a CDS encoding manganese-dependent inorganic pyrophosphatase, translated as MEKELVFGHQNPDTDAIGTAIAFSYFVNKLGCNTEPVALGEPNDETAYALAKFGFEAPRVIKTASDEVKSVMLVDHNEPQQSVSDIDKVKVSRVVDHHRIMNFNTADPLYYRAEPVGCTSTIVWEMFDEQEMEIPEKLAGLMLSAIISDTLLLKSPTTTDKDKAAVEALAKIAGVDYKEYGLAMLKAGTNIADKSEDELIDLDAKSFELNGNNVRVAQINVVDLPEAMERKDAFLKAMENASKENGYDMFMLLITNILDSDSEALVVGSDENKATFEKAFGKKLSDSEVKLPGVVSRKKQVVPPLTNAFEG; from the coding sequence ATGGAAAAAGAATTAGTTTTTGGTCACCAAAATCCTGATACTGATGCCATTGGTACTGCCATTGCATTTTCATATTTTGTAAATAAGTTAGGCTGCAACACTGAACCTGTAGCTCTTGGAGAACCTAATGACGAAACTGCCTATGCTTTAGCTAAGTTTGGTTTTGAAGCACCACGTGTAATTAAGACAGCATCAGATGAAGTTAAGTCAGTTATGCTTGTTGACCATAATGAACCTCAACAAAGTGTATCTGATATTGATAAGGTTAAAGTTAGTCGTGTAGTTGATCACCACCGTATCATGAACTTTAATACTGCTGATCCTTTATACTATCGTGCTGAACCAGTAGGCTGTACCAGTACTATCGTTTGGGAAATGTTCGATGAACAAGAAATGGAAATCCCAGAAAAGTTAGCTGGTTTAATGCTTTCTGCAATTATTTCAGATACTTTGCTTTTGAAGTCTCCAACTACTACTGATAAAGATAAAGCAGCTGTTGAAGCTTTAGCTAAGATTGCTGGTGTTGACTACAAGGAATACGGTCTTGCAATGCTTAAAGCTGGTACTAATATTGCTGATAAGTCAGAAGATGAATTAATTGATTTAGATGCTAAGAGCTTTGAATTAAATGGCAACAATGTTCGTGTAGCTCAAATTAACGTTGTAGACCTTCCAGAAGCTATGGAACGTAAAGATGCTTTCTTAAAGGCTATGGAAAATGCGTCAAAAGAAAATGGATATGATATGTTCATGCTTCTTATTACTAATATTTTAGATTCTGACTCTGAAGCTTTAGTAGTAGGTAGCGATGAAAATAAAGCTACTTTTGAAAAGGCCTTTGGTAAGAAGTTATCAGATTCTGAAGTTAAGTTACCAGGCGTTGTTTCAAGAAAGAAGCAAGTTGTTCCTCCATTAACTAATGCTTTTGAAGGATAA
- a CDS encoding LysR family transcriptional regulator, translating into MPKTDTILSAKSLRYFLQLVSTMNYTQAAEILGITQPALTQQIKKLEHAIGAPLFGQAGKKLYLTAAGKEMRVAAEKLLGTISAVVDNVQAFTRIDKGNISIGVLNSIEGKVLSDFLVDYHKHYPNITLTIEVLNHQDILKYLDNNELDLALMYAKGDPVIQSQFTKENIYKDRLIILTHKDTVEKYQECIPSRFYNRKWVAYPADFYLRRVIQNVFGSRNKLRVPITSSSTQQNVKMAQNSKYDTFISQSYYLQHEDNINSLTPVYLKGDKEFDISLVYRKGKTEIPRVKNMIKEFQKFLDKKDYSSRLVEKSE; encoded by the coding sequence ATGCCTAAAACAGATACTATACTTTCAGCAAAATCATTACGTTATTTTTTACAATTAGTTAGCACAATGAATTATACCCAAGCAGCTGAAATACTTGGGATTACGCAACCTGCTTTAACTCAACAAATTAAGAAGTTAGAGCATGCTATTGGGGCACCACTTTTTGGTCAAGCCGGCAAAAAGTTATATTTAACAGCTGCCGGAAAAGAAATGCGAGTGGCTGCCGAGAAGCTCTTGGGTACCATTAGTGCAGTAGTGGATAATGTGCAAGCTTTTACCAGAATCGATAAGGGAAATATTTCGATCGGGGTTTTAAACTCAATTGAAGGAAAAGTCCTTTCTGACTTTTTGGTGGATTATCATAAACATTATCCAAATATTACTCTTACTATTGAAGTTTTAAATCATCAAGATATTTTAAAGTATCTTGATAATAATGAATTAGACCTTGCTTTGATGTATGCAAAAGGTGATCCTGTAATTCAATCACAATTTACTAAAGAAAACATCTATAAAGATCGATTGATTATTTTAACCCATAAAGATACAGTAGAAAAATATCAAGAATGCATCCCAAGCAGATTCTATAATCGTAAATGGGTCGCATATCCTGCTGATTTTTATTTAAGAAGAGTAATACAAAATGTTTTTGGGAGTAGAAATAAGCTAAGAGTACCAATTACTTCTTCTTCTACTCAACAAAATGTAAAAATGGCGCAAAATAGCAAATATGATACTTTTATTAGTCAATCTTATTATTTGCAACATGAAGACAATATCAATTCTTTAACCCCAGTTTATTTAAAGGGTGATAAAGAATTTGACATTTCTTTGGTATATCGAAAAGGGAAAACGGAAATTCCACGCGTTAAAAATATGATAAAAGAATTTCAGAAGTTCTTGGATAAAAAGGATTATTCTAGTAGACTAGTAGAGAAGAGTGAATAA
- the parC gene encoding DNA topoisomerase IV subunit A, whose product MTTKERIREMPLEQVMGERFGRYSKYIIQERALPDIRDGLKPVQRRILYAMYQDGNTYDKAYKKAAKAVGNIMGNFHPHGDSSIYGALVHLSQDWKMREPLVEMHGNNGSMDGDGPAAMRYTESRLSKISNMLLQDIDKDTVNMVLNFDDTEYEPTVLPARFPNLLVNGSTGISSGYATEIPPHNLTEVIEATIYLLKHPDATLDDLMKYVKGPDFPTGAIIMGTKGIKEAYETGRGRIQVRAKTSIQEIRGHRQEIVATEIPFDVNKALLVKKIDEIRLNKEIDGIAEVRDETDRHGLSIVVELKKGADAQNILNYLFKNTDLQVSYNFNMVAIDHMTPVQVGLKRILSSYLEHEEEVVTKRTQFDLNKAEARLEIIAGLIHAMDILDQVIKVIRSSKNKADAKRNLVKEFDFTTNQAEAIVSLQLYRLTNTDVDALIAEQTDLNKKADKYRKLLSDRATLEKEIIKELNAVKREFGTERRTEISEETAKIHIDEKALVADEQVRVLISRDGYLKRSSLRSYQSTAEGDNGLPDGDAVVYEKNVSTLENLYLFTNKGNVIYRPVHELVETKWKETGQHLSQEIGLDSDEKIIRVFNFKDLSQDLDFLLATNDGYIKRLKLANLQPTRTYKSRAITAIKMKSKDSHLLQVDLLSPDSNKEITLVTNMAYAVKYDVSEIPESGAKAVGVKSVNLKDDDYVVGYVLVAPEFEDLIKIGLITQRGAFKQLELNLINKVSRAKRGVQILRELKTKPHRIAALTSYGQNHTLLLTTSSDRHVKIKTSEFPLGDRYSNGSFVLDPSVDGTPIRLELGRPTSDKNENVSELF is encoded by the coding sequence ATGACCACAAAAGAACGAATTCGTGAAATGCCCCTTGAACAAGTAATGGGGGAACGATTTGGCCGCTATTCAAAATATATTATTCAAGAACGTGCCTTACCTGACATTCGTGATGGGCTAAAACCCGTACAGCGTCGAATCCTTTATGCAATGTATCAGGATGGCAATACATATGATAAAGCATATAAAAAAGCGGCAAAGGCTGTAGGTAATATCATGGGTAATTTTCACCCCCATGGTGATAGTTCTATTTATGGCGCATTAGTACACTTATCTCAAGATTGGAAAATGCGTGAGCCTTTAGTAGAAATGCATGGTAATAATGGCTCGATGGATGGTGATGGTCCTGCTGCCATGCGTTATACTGAATCTCGTTTAAGTAAGATTTCTAATATGCTTTTACAAGATATTGATAAAGATACGGTTAACATGGTATTAAACTTTGATGATACTGAATATGAGCCAACAGTTTTACCAGCAAGATTTCCTAATTTATTAGTAAATGGTTCAACAGGTATTTCATCAGGATACGCAACTGAAATCCCTCCTCACAATTTAACCGAGGTAATTGAAGCGACCATTTACTTATTAAAGCATCCCGATGCGACATTAGATGATTTAATGAAGTATGTTAAAGGACCCGATTTTCCAACTGGTGCCATTATCATGGGAACTAAAGGTATTAAAGAAGCTTATGAAACTGGTCGTGGGCGTATTCAAGTTCGTGCTAAAACCAGCATTCAAGAAATTCGTGGTCATCGTCAAGAAATCGTAGCCACTGAAATTCCTTTTGACGTTAATAAAGCTTTATTAGTTAAAAAGATTGATGAGATCCGTCTAAATAAAGAAATTGATGGGATTGCTGAAGTTCGAGATGAAACTGACCGTCATGGTTTATCAATTGTAGTTGAGCTTAAAAAAGGCGCAGATGCTCAAAATATTTTGAATTATTTGTTTAAGAATACAGACTTACAAGTTTCATACAACTTCAATATGGTAGCCATTGATCATATGACTCCAGTTCAAGTAGGATTGAAGAGGATTCTTTCCTCATACTTAGAACACGAAGAAGAGGTAGTCACTAAGCGAACACAATTTGATTTGAATAAAGCTGAAGCTCGTCTTGAAATTATTGCTGGTTTAATTCATGCAATGGATATCTTAGATCAAGTAATCAAGGTGATTAGATCTTCTAAGAATAAGGCAGATGCTAAGCGTAATTTAGTAAAAGAATTTGATTTTACAACTAATCAAGCAGAAGCAATTGTTTCATTACAGCTTTATCGTTTAACTAATACCGACGTTGATGCATTAATTGCTGAACAAACTGACTTAAATAAAAAAGCTGATAAGTATAGAAAGCTTCTTTCTGATAGAGCAACTTTAGAAAAAGAAATCATTAAGGAATTGAATGCTGTTAAAAGAGAGTTTGGTACTGAGAGAAGAACTGAAATCTCTGAAGAAACTGCTAAGATCCATATTGATGAGAAGGCTTTAGTTGCTGATGAACAAGTTCGTGTTTTAATTAGTAGAGATGGATATCTAAAGAGATCATCTTTAAGATCATATCAATCAACTGCTGAGGGTGATAATGGATTGCCTGATGGGGATGCAGTAGTTTATGAAAAGAATGTATCCACTCTAGAAAATCTTTATCTCTTCACTAACAAAGGTAATGTAATCTATCGTCCTGTACATGAATTGGTGGAAACTAAATGGAAGGAAACGGGCCAACACTTATCTCAAGAAATTGGGCTTGATAGTGATGAAAAGATTATTCGTGTATTTAACTTTAAAGACCTTAGCCAAGATTTAGATTTCTTACTAGCAACTAACGATGGATATATTAAGCGTCTAAAATTAGCTAATTTACAACCAACTAGAACTTATAAATCTCGTGCCATTACTGCTATTAAAATGAAGAGCAAAGATAGTCATTTATTACAAGTTGATTTACTTAGCCCAGATTCTAATAAAGAGATTACTTTAGTTACTAATATGGCTTATGCAGTGAAATATGATGTTAGTGAGATCCCTGAATCTGGTGCAAAAGCAGTCGGAGTAAAGTCAGTAAATCTAAAAGATGATGATTATGTAGTAGGATACGTTTTAGTAGCGCCTGAATTTGAAGATTTGATTAAGATAGGTCTAATTACTCAACGTGGAGCCTTTAAGCAGTTAGAGTTGAACTTGATAAATAAAGTTTCTAGAGCTAAACGAGGTGTGCAAATCTTACGTGAATTAAAGACTAAGCCACATAGAATTGCTGCACTTACTTCTTATGGTCAAAATCATACTTTGCTTTTGACAACTAGCAGCGATCGTCATGTAAAGATTAAAACAAGTGAATTTCCTTTAGGAGATCGCTATTCAAATGGGTCATTTGTATTGGATCCTTCAGTAGATGGAACGCCTATTAGACTAGAATTAGGTCGACCAACTAGTGATAAAAATGAGAATGTATCTGAATTATTCTAA
- the parE gene encoding DNA topoisomerase IV subunit B, which yields MAKVNTYDDSSIQILHGLEAVRKRPGMYIGSTDIHGLNQLVYEIVDNSVDEAMAGYGDEIDVTIHKDNSITVRDFGRGMPTGMHKSGKPTIEVILTVLHAGGKFTEQNYKTSGGLHGVGSSVVNALSSYMKVRVVRDGKAYEEEFEKGGHPIGTLKCVGPTDDKTGTTITFKPDETIFSTVKYKYETIQERIRESAFLLKGVKFTLTDERDGHHDEFKYDDGIKSFVSYLNEGKGTISDVFYFEGKQDGMEIEFSGQYSDGYSENLVSFVNNVRTADGGSHEVGARSGFTRAFNDYAKKQGLLGKKDKNIDGSDYREGLSAVLSIKIPEELLEFEGQTKGKLGTPQARSAVDSLVYEKMSYYLMENGELAQELVKKAQRARDAREAAKKARDESRNGKKRRKKEVLSGKLTPAQSRNPKKNELFLVEGDSAGGSAKQGRDRKFQAILPLRGKVLNTQKAKLQDIFKNEEINTMIYTIGAGVGTEFKVEDSNYDKVIIMTDADDDGAHIQILLLTFFYRYMRPMIEQGKVYIALPPLYRLQKGRGKKANIKYAWTDEELAADEKEMGRGYSLQRFKGLGEMNAEQLWQTTMNPESRMLIRVKIDDAALAERRVTTLMGDKVAARRKWIEENVKFRMGEDASILDSDNE from the coding sequence GTGGCTAAAGTTAATACTTATGACGATTCTTCGATTCAAATATTACATGGTCTAGAAGCAGTTCGTAAAAGACCGGGAATGTATATTGGTTCAACTGATATACATGGACTTAACCAATTAGTTTATGAAATCGTCGATAATTCTGTTGATGAAGCAATGGCAGGATATGGTGACGAAATTGATGTTACCATTCACAAGGATAATAGTATTACAGTGCGTGACTTTGGACGTGGAATGCCAACAGGAATGCACAAATCCGGGAAACCAACTATTGAAGTAATTTTAACTGTACTTCACGCTGGAGGTAAGTTTACAGAACAAAACTATAAGACATCTGGTGGTCTTCATGGGGTTGGTTCTTCAGTAGTTAATGCTTTATCCAGTTATATGAAAGTTCGCGTTGTTCGTGATGGAAAAGCTTATGAAGAAGAATTTGAAAAAGGTGGTCATCCAATTGGTACTTTGAAGTGTGTGGGACCTACTGATGATAAAACTGGAACGACCATTACTTTTAAACCTGATGAAACCATTTTTTCAACTGTTAAGTATAAGTACGAAACTATCCAAGAAAGAATCCGTGAATCAGCCTTCTTATTAAAGGGTGTTAAATTTACTTTAACTGATGAACGAGATGGGCATCATGATGAGTTTAAATATGATGATGGTATTAAGTCTTTTGTTTCATATTTAAATGAAGGAAAAGGAACTATCAGTGATGTCTTTTACTTTGAAGGTAAGCAAGATGGTATGGAAATTGAATTTAGTGGTCAATACAGTGATGGCTATTCCGAAAACCTTGTTTCTTTTGTAAATAATGTCCGTACTGCTGATGGTGGTAGTCATGAAGTGGGTGCAAGAAGTGGGTTTACCCGAGCATTTAATGATTATGCTAAGAAGCAGGGACTTTTAGGTAAAAAAGATAAAAATATTGATGGCTCTGATTACCGAGAAGGCCTTAGCGCGGTTTTATCTATTAAGATTCCAGAGGAATTATTGGAATTTGAAGGTCAAACTAAAGGTAAGCTCGGTACTCCGCAAGCAAGATCAGCAGTTGACTCTTTGGTTTATGAAAAGATGTCTTACTACTTGATGGAAAACGGAGAACTGGCTCAAGAGCTGGTCAAAAAAGCGCAACGAGCAAGGGATGCACGTGAAGCCGCCAAAAAAGCTCGTGATGAGAGTCGGAACGGAAAAAAGAGACGCAAGAAAGAAGTTTTATCTGGTAAGCTGACTCCTGCACAATCACGTAATCCTAAGAAAAATGAGCTATTCTTAGTCGAAGGGGATTCTGCTGGAGGTTCCGCAAAGCAAGGTAGAGATAGAAAGTTCCAAGCAATTTTGCCTTTAAGAGGTAAAGTGCTTAATACCCAAAAAGCTAAGCTTCAAGATATCTTCAAAAATGAAGAAATCAATACTATGATTTATACAATTGGCGCTGGAGTTGGAACTGAATTTAAAGTTGAAGATTCTAACTATGATAAAGTTATTATTATGACAGACGCCGATGATGATGGCGCACATATTCAAATCTTGCTTTTAACATTCTTCTATCGCTACATGCGTCCAATGATTGAGCAAGGTAAAGTTTATATTGCCCTTCCCCCACTTTATCGTTTGCAAAAAGGTCGCGGGAAGAAGGCTAATATCAAATACGCTTGGACCGATGAAGAATTGGCAGCTGATGAAAAAGAAATGGGTCGAGGTTACTCTTTGCAACGTTTTAAAGGTTTAGGAGAAATGAATGCTGAACAACTTTGGCAAACGACAATGAATCCTGAATCTCGAATGCTGATTAGAGTAAAAATTGATGATGCTGCTCTTGCGGAAAGACGTGTCACTACTTTAATGGGTGACAAGGTCGCTGCAAGAAGAAAATGGATTGAAGAAAATGTTAAGTTTAGAATGGGCGAAGATGCTTCTATTCTAGATAGTGATAATGAATAA